TTAAGGCGCCTGAACGAAGAGCTCTTTTAAAGGAATATTTTAATGAGACAGGCCTTCTGAAGCAGGAATTTAATCCGGATTTTGTGGAAGCCTTATGGGATCTGGAAGAGCGTGAATACCAGGCTGCCGCCCTTGACTACATCGGGAAATTCACAAGGAAACTGGACAAAAGTCATCTCTCATTAGTTGAAAAGCTGATCACAACGAAATCCTGGTGGGATACCGTCGATATGCTTGCCGCCCACCCAGCAGGCGCCATCGCGGCCAAAAATCCAGAAGTCATCCCCGAAAAAATAGAGGGATGGGCGACCAGCGAAAATATGTGGCTCCGCAGGGCCGCCATCCTATTTCAGCTGAAATACAAAACCAGCACAAACGAAGACCTGCTATACCGCTATATTATGCTAAACAATGACAGCAAAGAATTCTTCATCCAAAAAGCCATCGGCTGGGCGCTCAGGGAATACTCCAAAACAAACCCTGAATCAGTTAAAAGGTTTATTGAATCAAACACACTTGCCAGGCTGAGCATTAGGGAGGGGAGTAAGTATATTGGTTAGACTCTTAGGTTTTTATCATTTAAATTAGGAGCACTGAGTTGATTGCAGTGGAGGACTCTTGATCCTCGCAAATGCTGACGCATTTCCTTCGTGCTATGCTTAGCCGAGGAAGCATAATCAATGTCCTGCGGAGGAGGCTCTCGTTCCTCCCCGAGGGTTTGCTGGGGGCCCGCAGCGGAAATCAACGGGCAGCATACATAAACTAAAATAAGTAAGAGAGTTTTTCAGGGAAGTGCAATTATTTAAAATAACCCTAAGAACATGATAGAATGGCAAATAAGTTTTTCAGTAAAAATACTACAGCCAGAAGGTGAAATTATAATGATCAAATGCATTGCAAGTGATATGGACGGCACGCTTTTAACCGCCACACAGAAAATCACGCCTGAAAATATCGAAGCCATTAAAACAGCACAGGAAAAAGGAGTCGAAGTAGTCATCGCAACCGGGCGCTCCTACTTCGAAGCAAGCTTCGTCCTCGATGAAGCCGGCATCTCCTGCCCGATTATTTGCGCAAACGGGGCAGAAGTGAGAGCTGCAGATGGAAAAGTTGTATCCTCCAATCCGCTCGATAAGGACCTGGCTAAAAAAGCTGCCTATATCCTTGTACAGAACAACGTTTATTTCGAGGTATACACAAACCAGGGTACATACACCATTGATGAAGACCGCGGCGTCTCCATCATTGTCGACATCTTTTTAAGCGGAAATCCAGAAGCGGATATTGACGAAGTGACAAAAGCTGCGGAAGAACGCTTTACAAAAGGGCTGGTGCGAAAAGTGAACAGCTATGACGAGCTTTTCAACAGTGACGAGCACCAAATATACAAGCTGCTGGCCTTCTCATTCGAACCGGATTTTCTCGTATCCGCCAAAGAAGACTTGCTTAAGCTTGAAGGCATGGCTGTAAGTTCATCAGGGGATGAGAATCTGGAGCTGACAAGTGTGAACGCCCAAAAGGGGATTGCTCTTGAAGCTTTTGTAAAAGAAAGAGGCATTTCACTTCTGGAAACAATGGCAATTGGCGATAATTATAATGATTTGTCTATGTTCAAACGTGCAGGAAGATCCGTTGCCATGGGAAATGCCGATGACATCATTAAAGCACAATGTGATGCGGTGACATCTGCAAATGAAGACAGCGGTGTAGCCAAGGCAATCCGGGAAGTCCTGAAGTAAAATTTCAAGGGGGATGAAAGCTGGATGAAAAAGGTGTTAGGTGCAGGGTTACTGGTTTTTGGCCTGCTGGCTGGATGCTCAAGTACCGGCGGGAATAATAGCGGGAAACAAGTCGAGGATCAGGAGGCAAGCCTTCCTGCCGGTGAAGAGCCGGAAATACTGGCGGATGAGCTTGATATTCCCTGGTCCATTGCCAAAACAGGCGAAACCTTTTACATGACGGAAAGGCAGGGCAGCATCGTAAAAGTAGAGGATGGCAAGAAAGAACGTCAAAAAGTTGAACTTGCGAAAAAACTTTCTACTGCTTCCGAAGCTGGATTGCTTGGATTTGTGCTGGCACCTGATTTTTCACAATCAAATGAAGCATATGCCTATTACACCTATGAAAACACCTCAGGTCAGTTTAATCGTATAGTGACCCTTGGGCTTCAAGAGGGAACGTGGAAAGAGGAGAGGCTTTTGCTCGATAAAATCCCGAGCGGGCAGTTCCACCACGGCGGCAGGCTTGAAATTGGCCCTGACGGAAAGCTTTATGCTACTGCAGGCGATGCTGCCACTGATCCTGAAATTGCTCAGGATGTGAATTCTCTGGGAGGAAAAATCCTAAGAATGAATCTGGATGGGAGCGTACCGGGGGATAATCCTTTCAGCGGATCCTATGTTTATAGTTACGGCCACCGCAATCCGCAGGGGCTGGCATGGGCTGAGGATGGAACTTTATATGAAAGTGAGCACGGCCCATCGGCCAATGATGAAATCAATAAGATCCTTCCCGGTAAAAATTACGGATGGCCCGTCATAAAAGGGACCGAAAAGAAGGAAGGAATGGAATCACCGCTATTTACCTCAGGTGATGACGAAACCTGGGCTCCGTCCGGGGTGGCCTATTATAAAGGCAAGCTTTACACTGCCGCTTTAAGAGGCAGTGCCGTTCTTGAGTTTGATCTGGAAACAAAGAACGTCAGGAAAATTGTTTCTAACTTAGGAAGAATCCGGGACGTCTTTATTGAAGGGGATGTGCTATATTTTATCAGCAACAATACGGACGGACGCGGCAATCCGCTTGATAAAGATGACAAACTCTATCAAATTCCGCTTTCGGATATATAAAAAGCCTGGCAGCTGTGCCAGGCTTTAGTCTTTAGCAGAAAGTCCATGCATGATGAATTGAATGGTCAGCTCGATTTCCTTTTCATCATCCCAATCGGCTTCAGGCAATATTAAATACCTCGCGATTAAAAAGCCAAATATCGATGTAAAGGTCATTCTGACTACACTATAGGCTGGAATACCAATAATCTGGCCTTTTTTCTGATAATATTCAGCCAAAGTAACAAAGCGTTCAAATACTTTAATCGCGATATGCTCTTTAAACTGTTCCTTGAGTTCAGGGTGAAACGGAATTTCCTGAATCAGGATCCTAATAAGAGGCATATTGTTTTTCAGAAACGCTATCCGGTTTTCCATCATGGCTCTTAAAAAATCTTCAAAGTGTTCGTATTTATGATTAATTACTTTGTATAGATCCTTGATGACAAAGGGAGCAATCAGCTTCGCCATCATCGGGGAAACAATCCCCATCAGTAAATCCTTTTTTGTTTTATAGTGTCTGAAGATGGTTCCTTCGGCTACTCCTGCCTTCTTGGCGATTTCACTTGTCGAAGTGGCTGCATAGCCTTTTTCGGAAAACGATTCAATCGCAGCCATGATAATTTTCTTCTGCTTCTCCGTAAGTCTTTCTTCTTCCTGAAATAATCCTTCTAAAATGGAATCCTGCTCTGGCATGGTTAACTCCTTTATACGTTCAAAATCTATACCTTTATTATAAAGGAATGAAAATGCAAAAAGAAATTTTAAATTTTCCGGTACCGTCTTAAAGCAGCGATATTCAGAAACATAAAGAGCAATGAGAAAGCGAGCAGCATAAGCAGATCTTTATAAATCATTTCCCATCCAAATCCTCTCACCATTACATTTCTTAATGCTTCAGCCGCGTAATATAAAGGCGTAAAAGGACCGATCCAGCTGAGCCACTCTGATATGGTCTCCAGATTGAATAACCCCGAGAAAAAGATCTGGGGAACCACAATAAGCGGTATAAATTGAATCATCTGCAGCTCATTATTGGCAAAGGAAGACAGCAGGATTCCCAGAGTCAATGCTGTCAGCGAAAGAAGCAGTGTAATGAGCAGGACATAGCCAAAAGACCCTTCCATCAGCATGCCAAGCACATAGATTGCATACCAGGCGATGATGGCAGCCTGGATCATGGTGAATAACCCAAATCCCATGATATATCCCGTAACGATTTCCCATTTCCGGAGAGGACTGGTCAAGAGCCGCTCAAGTGTACCGGTTGTTCTTTCTCTCAAAAAGGAAACACCGGCAATCAGGAATACAAAGAAAAAGACAAAGAATCCCAGCAGCATCGGCCCGAAATAATCAAACTGCCCCATGTCGTCCGAGCCGAATAAATAATCGATCTTTATCTCCTGATTCTCTCCATTTTGCTGTATAGGCTTCAGTGCATCCTGAACCCATTTCATCACAGCTCCGTTTACACTTGGATCGCTTCCTTCCAGAACCACTGATGGCGGCATCTGATCAAACACCAGATACGCATCCAGCTTCTTGTCTGATAGGTCATTTTCTGCCAGCTTCTCCGTATCATAGTGTTTGAGTTTAGCATCTTCCAGGTTAAGCTGAGATTCCAGTTTTTCAGAGATATCAATGAGGCCAATTTCAGGCGTATATTCATCTCCGTTAAACACAAGGTGAAGCATAGTCAGGACCAGGATAGGAGCGAAGATCAATAGAGCCATCGTCCGTTTATCTCTTACAATCTGGCGGAGTATCCGTATAACCAGGGCCATAATCCTCATACTTGCGCACCTCCATATGCCAGGAAGGCATCTTCAATATTGGCAGAGCTGGTCTGCTGCATCAATTCTTCCGGTGTTCCAGCTGCAATGAGCTGTCCGTCTCTAATCATGCCAAGTCTGTCACACTTTCCAGCTTCATCCATAACATGAGTCGTCACCAGGATAGTCGTTCCGTTTTCCTTCAGACTTTTAAAAGATTCCCAGATGCTTTTTCTGAGGACAGGATCGATTCCTACAGTAGGTTCATCCAGTATGAGGAGACCAGGGCTATGCAGAAGGGAAATGGCAAGGGAAAGTCTTCTTTTCATACCCCCTGAATAATCAGAAACCAGCTTGCCGAGATGGTCAGTTAACGAAACAATTTCCATTACCTCATTCATCCGCTGCTTTTTTCTTTTCCTTTTAATCCATACAGCGCTGCAAAAAAATCAAGATTTTCCTTTGCTGTTAAGTCAGTATATAGAGCGTCAGATTGTGCCATATAGCCAATTCGTTTGATCAAATCCAGCTGGGGCATTTTTTCGCTGAAAATATGGTTTTCCCCCTGTGTTGGCACCTCCAGTCCTGCCAGTTGTTTAACAAGCGTCGTCTTGCCGGCTCCAGATGGGCCGAGCAGGCCAAAAATTTCACCCTCGTAAATTTCAAGGTTAATACCTTTTAAAACCTGGTGCTTTCCATAAGTCTTGGATACATTTTGGATGGAAACAATTGAATTTTTCATTGGTTCACTCCTTTTCAACTAGAAAGTGAGTAATCACTCACACCAATCATAAAGGGAAAACAGTCTATTTGTAAAGTGAGTAATCACTCATTAATTTCGACAAATGGAATTTCAAGCAATGAGCAGGCTTTTGTGAGTTAAGTCACTTCTTCCTAAACCCATCTTAGCTAAAATATTTCTAATAGAAATGTAAAAGCGGGGGATGGGAATGGAAAATGAAAAGCAGGATCATAGACCGTTGATCGATGAATTTTTAGGCAAGATTGAAATTTTTAAAGAGCTCCCCAGTGAATCCATACAGCTGATCGATAAACGAATTATTAAGAAAGCTTATTTGAAGGGCGAAAGAATTATGTCTGAATATGATGTCGCCAAAGGAGTTTACTTTGTTCATTCCGGCATTGTGAAGCTGACGAAACAGGATGAACATGGCAACGAACTGATTGTCTGCATTAAGAAAAAAGGCGAGATTTTTGCAGAAGCCAACCTTTTTAACCAGACGGGCCAAACCTATCCTGCGACGGGTACAATGGTGCAGGATGGTGAAATCTACTTTCTGAACACGGATGATCTGGAACAGGAGCTTCTGTATTCACCGGAAATGGCTGTTCAGATTATCCGCTATATGAGTGAATCGCTGCGTGATATGACCTCTATTCTGAGGGACATCGCCCTGCTTGATGTGTACTCGAAAACTGTCCGGACATTGGAAAGGCTCGCGGAAAAATTCGGCGCCAACCACTGTAATCGGATGCATCTTGAGCTTCCCATAACCGTCCAGGAATTCTCCACCCTTGTCGGAACATCCCGGGAAAGTGTCAGCCGGGTTTTTTCCAGACTGAAAAAAGAAGGAATCATCGAAATTACAGGCAGAAAAATCGTCATTGTGGACTGGTGCAAATTCTGCTCCCTTTACCATCAGAGGCTGTAAGGGCGAGTTGCTTTTTAAGGTGAGAACATATATGAAATTCGAGAACTGTCTTGCTCCACAAGGAATGCTCCGGCAGCTTTATCATCGCACGACTAAAAGTGCAAGCCTTTGGAAGGATATGGCGTTCTCAGTCTGTGTTCGCACTTCCGCTTTTCTTAGTCAGCCCGGCTTTTTTGTTATATAATAGAGTCATAGACTCTATGACTCTGAGGTGCAAAGCATGGCTGATTTTCGTTCCAGTGAGATTATCAATAAACCTGTACATGAAGTATTCGATTATATGATTAAAATGGAAAATGTCCCTGAACTCATGCCGTTTGTTGTGAACGTGGAAAAACAGACCGAGGGCGAGATCGGAAAAGGAACAAGGTTCATCGAAACCCGTATGGTCAGAGGGAAAAAATCAGTGCAGATATTGAAATTATTGATTTTGAACAAGACAGAACCTATACCACCCGCAGCAATGCAAATGGACTGATAACAGAATATAAATATGATTTTCATGAAATAGAAGAAGGAACGCAGGTGGAGATGGAAGCAAACGTTAAAACCAGCGGCCTTGTCGCCAAATTAACGAAGCGTTTCATCGTGAATATTGTGAAGCGGGAAGATGGAAGCCAGCTTCAGTATTTGAAGGAAATGATGGAGAAATAAGCAAAGCGCAAGGCGCCTTGACTATCCCCCACACCTTTAACGGTTTTCGTCGTACCTTGAGCTAAACAGTAAAACAGGGAGCCTCTCCATTAGAGAGGCTCCCTGACTTTATTAATCCCTTTTTTCATCCAAAACTAGAATGACCGTACCGCCCTCATTTCTGCCGGGCAGTTTGACTTTAATC
This window of the Cytobacillus pseudoceanisediminis genome carries:
- a CDS encoding DNA alkylation repair protein produces the protein MDIRLLIKLFEENRDIEKAIPMQSYLKDHFPFLGIKAPERRALLKEYFNETGLLKQEFNPDFVEALWDLEEREYQAAALDYIGKFTRKLDKSHLSLVEKLITTKSWWDTVDMLAAHPAGAIAAKNPEVIPEKIEGWATSENMWLRRAAILFQLKYKTSTNEDLLYRYIMLNNDSKEFFIQKAIGWALREYSKTNPESVKRFIESNTLARLSIREGSKYIG
- a CDS encoding Cof-type HAD-IIB family hydrolase gives rise to the protein MIKCIASDMDGTLLTATQKITPENIEAIKTAQEKGVEVVIATGRSYFEASFVLDEAGISCPIICANGAEVRAADGKVVSSNPLDKDLAKKAAYILVQNNVYFEVYTNQGTYTIDEDRGVSIIVDIFLSGNPEADIDEVTKAAEERFTKGLVRKVNSYDELFNSDEHQIYKLLAFSFEPDFLVSAKEDLLKLEGMAVSSSGDENLELTSVNAQKGIALEAFVKERGISLLETMAIGDNYNDLSMFKRAGRSVAMGNADDIIKAQCDAVTSANEDSGVAKAIREVLK
- a CDS encoding PQQ-dependent sugar dehydrogenase, whose amino-acid sequence is MKKVLGAGLLVFGLLAGCSSTGGNNSGKQVEDQEASLPAGEEPEILADELDIPWSIAKTGETFYMTERQGSIVKVEDGKKERQKVELAKKLSTASEAGLLGFVLAPDFSQSNEAYAYYTYENTSGQFNRIVTLGLQEGTWKEERLLLDKIPSGQFHHGGRLEIGPDGKLYATAGDAATDPEIAQDVNSLGGKILRMNLDGSVPGDNPFSGSYVYSYGHRNPQGLAWAEDGTLYESEHGPSANDEINKILPGKNYGWPVIKGTEKKEGMESPLFTSGDDETWAPSGVAYYKGKLYTAALRGSAVLEFDLETKNVRKIVSNLGRIRDVFIEGDVLYFISNNTDGRGNPLDKDDKLYQIPLSDI
- a CDS encoding TetR/AcrR family transcriptional regulator, producing the protein MPEQDSILEGLFQEEERLTEKQKKIIMAAIESFSEKGYAATSTSEIAKKAGVAEGTIFRHYKTKKDLLMGIVSPMMAKLIAPFVIKDLYKVINHKYEHFEDFLRAMMENRIAFLKNNMPLIRILIQEIPFHPELKEQFKEHIAIKVFERFVTLAEYYQKKGQIIGIPAYSVVRMTFTSIFGFLIARYLILPEADWDDEKEIELTIQFIMHGLSAKD
- a CDS encoding ABC transporter permease → MRIMALVIRILRQIVRDKRTMALLIFAPILVLTMLHLVFNGDEYTPEIGLIDISEKLESQLNLEDAKLKHYDTEKLAENDLSDKKLDAYLVFDQMPPSVVLEGSDPSVNGAVMKWVQDALKPIQQNGENQEIKIDYLFGSDDMGQFDYFGPMLLGFFVFFFVFLIAGVSFLRERTTGTLERLLTSPLRKWEIVTGYIMGFGLFTMIQAAIIAWYAIYVLGMLMEGSFGYVLLITLLLSLTALTLGILLSSFANNELQMIQFIPLIVVPQIFFSGLFNLETISEWLSWIGPFTPLYYAAEALRNVMVRGFGWEMIYKDLLMLLAFSLLFMFLNIAALRRYRKI
- a CDS encoding Crp/Fnr family transcriptional regulator; the encoded protein is MENEKQDHRPLIDEFLGKIEIFKELPSESIQLIDKRIIKKAYLKGERIMSEYDVAKGVYFVHSGIVKLTKQDEHGNELIVCIKKKGEIFAEANLFNQTGQTYPATGTMVQDGEIYFLNTDDLEQELLYSPEMAVQIIRYMSESLRDMTSILRDIALLDVYSKTVRTLERLAEKFGANHCNRMHLELPITVQEFSTLVGTSRESVSRVFSRLKKEGIIEITGRKIVIVDWCKFCSLYHQRL